The DNA region GATCAACTTTTTCCCTGGGTCCCTATGGTACCACTGCTGTAATGAGAACAGAAACAAAATTGTGTGAAATGTGGTAATCGTTCATTGGCAATTGAGCACCAGGTTGGCGATGTCAGGTCTGTGTCGTATGCTGATGTGCGTTGACATATCTGCTCACTACCACCAATAATTCAGTCTAACCGCTTCTTAAAGTACCGAATTGTTCTGGCTATTTTATGCTCTGTTCTCCGAGTCTTAATGTTCTCGGATTTAGGAAAATTCTCGTTTGCTTCTTTCCCTTCGTTGTGGGTACTTTTTGCAGAAAGGGTTTCTGGGGTATCGGTGAAGGAGGCtgtacaacccccccaccccacccctccatGTACCTTACTGTATGTCCAGTTAAGCCAGTACTCTTGTTGCAGTTGCTACCATTTCCGGTATAGCCAGGAGATGTGAAGAgttccacagacaaactccctGTTTGAGCAGCTGCAAACCCATATTTTTCCTGTCCTTAATAAATTGTTACTGCAAAGTAGTTTGATTACAAAGCAGAATGATCATTAAAATAATGTAATTACAACATTACAGTTGCTCTCATCTTCAAAATCTCTATGAGAAGGAATGATGCAATGTCATGTATGAATACAGTAATCCTATGTTGGGATTTTACAAGCCActcattaaaaatgaaatggtGTGTGACTGCTACAGTTTATGTACAacccaaacagcctctgcaaATAATATAGCCTGACTAGGTCCTTTGTATGGCCAGGGATACAGACTTCTTAAGTCTCGATCATTTTATTGTGGAAACATTTTAAGTTTACAATAGTCACAGAAAGAGTTTTATTGCCTACCTGATGTGAGTGACACCGTTCTGCAAAATAATTACCCCTCCCCcagtattatgtgtttttcggTTTTAAATGTACAGCTGTTAATTCTTCAGTGTTTAACATCTGTGGTTTTACACGCTTGCATTGACATTTCACCTGTAATTTGCATACATTTCTTTTGTAAATGTACAGGCGGAAATATTTACACCAAGTATTTTTGAACGCTGGTTTTAATAACCATCCTATGTACATTTTCAGTCGCACATGCTTAATGCAGCCGTTACTTATGCAGGATAATACATTTCCCTCCAGATAGAGTCAATATCACACATGATGATTTCACCATTTCTttgtggggagtggggggggttaTGCTGAAGATTAGCAACATTATCAGTATAACTGCTTGTCAGATTAACACCTCCAGCTAACTTAGACATGGTGGGGGTACATTTTAGTTTTGTAACCTCATTGGAAACAGCATTGATAATTGTCTCGTCCACGTGTTCCGTTTTTATTTTGCGGTCACATAATTTGCACTGAAATCAGTTCATGCTTTTATGTTTGTAACACTAATAAAGTGATAgttgcattatattactgaacaTGACtctatgtgtgatttttttttttgcataatgaAATTGCTTCTGGACTGTCAAAATTATAAGCTCGAAGGATAGGTGTCTGTCCCTCGTATATTTACATCGCTGCAGCAGAATAACAAGTCTCATTTTGGAAGCTAGCTATCAAAGAAGACATTACCATTTTCAACAAGAAACACAACTGTATAAACCTACTACAGAAATAAACACTATCTTCTGCTTTGGCATGTTCCTGGTCTGTTTTCCACGTATTTACTCTTCAGTGGGACTTTGAATTCAACAAAGATCATTGTCTCCCTCCAGTGGACAGACAAACACAACCTGCATCTGACGGATATACTCACCTAATACGTATTATATAGGGGAAATACTTTTCTctcaatcaataaaaataatttaagacGAAtagtttttatgattgaaggAGGAAAATACAACTTGTGGAAAACTGCCAAAATACTTAAATACGAAGAAGTTATTTCATCACAAGTATATTTTTTCGTGGTTCGTAAaacgccatccatccatccatccatcttacaagCACTTGTCAGCTAGTGAAATTCGTTATATGGTTTTGAACCAGGGTTCAAATCGGTTACATTTTAGTTACGTAAGTCCTCCTTTAAAAACGGAGTCACCCTTGGTTCCCGGGATCCAACTGAAAGCTCACGCATCTTACGTCATGTATAAATTATTTACGATGATATAAACATTTATGCGCCTATCTTCCAACGGCTTACACAGAACGGGGTGCTCGGAGTGGGGCTACTGGAACATATTCCATGCAGTATAATGCAGAAAACGAGGgaaaaccctggatggggtgccagtcccaCGGAGGGAGCAGTAATACACTCTTTTTATTAGCATTAGGAGCGAAATGGTGCTTTACATTCCCACCCAGTAGATGGCGGCATGCCATATTACCCTACATACTAAACCTTATGGACGGGTAAATAACATGAAGAAGAAGCTGGGCCAATCACAGAGCCTGTTGTTGACATGTGCACACACAGTCGGAAGAAGAAGGTGACATTTTGAATAAAATAGATGTTTTCAAGGTTGTGAAAAAAGGAAAGGACAGGGACGGACGAAGAAAATAGTATAAGATGTCTTCTCTTGGAAgagttttatctgtcttcagaGAAGGGACACGACTTGTTAATCGTGGACCTCAGAGAATTGTCGTGCGAAGGTAGGTAAGCACGTTTGTGTTGTAGGGGGTAGCTAGTTTGAATAGCCACATCGacagaatgtttttttaataGGCACTGTTTTTTTCTGGTTTGTTGTGTTTATTATTTTGCTGTCTCGTATAGTTCTGTGGGTTTTATAATTTATATGATTTTAATCCTGGAGAATTTTGCTACGTAGCTTGTTTGCAGACCACCGTTGCTCTCAGTTTAACAGTGTTACTGTGTGACATTGAGGTGATCTGTGTCAGTGAAAGAAAGGCATTATTCTTATAGAAAAATGTTCCGTCTCGATTTGTTTCTGGATCTGGATTTTTAGTGAGGGCAGTAGGGAGTGTGATGGACAGGATCAGGCGCTCGTAACCCCATTGCTACTAATTGTCGAACAATAATAGTAATACCGAGTTAAATGAATTGGGATAAACCGTAATTTGTAACCAAGCAATTGCAAAATTTCAATTTCTTGTCAGTGGTTCCTAGTCTTCTCCTTTCGCTCCCAGCCGATCTTGATGTTTCGTCTCTTCCCTAGTTAGACAATGTAACCTTCAACTAATACTATATCCCATAATTAGTCTAGTTGTGTGATGTGGAAGAGAAATGACCTAATATATGAAATGGCTATGTGGTGATTGGGAAAATCTGGTTTAGTGTAGGGTATGTAAACAGAACTGCTACTGTAAAATATTCATGTAAGCTACAGTGTGATGATAACCCTTATATATTATTACTGTTATCTACTGGTATTACGTATGTTTTGTATATCCTCAAGTGTGTGGCATGTAGGCATGCAGGCTGTTGGTTAGCAGGCTGTTCTTTCCGAAGCTTGACTTTTGTGTGCATTTACAGAGCAGGTGGTGAACCTCACATAGAGGCCCAGTACCGGCAAGCCCCTCAGCTCACTAGAAACCAGCAATTCCAAGCAGAACTACTCAGTGGTGCCATGTGGTTCTGGATTCTGTGGCACTGCTGGCATGATCCAGATGCAGTGCTGGTAAGCTGGGAGGATGTTAACTGCCAAGTCCCAGAATGGGCCCATTTTAGACGACATGTCTTTCGGCTGCCTACTTTAGTTTCCTGGCGGTCAGCTTGCCACTCCTGATGTCACTATACTCTCTGTACACTGAGCTTTTGTTGACCACACAGTTAGACTGTCCTGTAAAATGGAAATTGttttcctctctcctcagggtcACTTTCCATGGCCTGATGCCTCTCAGTGGACAAATGAAGAACTTGGGATACCTGCAGATGATGAGGAATGAGGTATAACTCCCCACGCCCCCATTCTAAGGAGTGCATATAACTAGGAAAAGTTTCTCTACTGGGCTTTAATTCTTGTGGCAGTCACATAACTTTTTTGTCTGACTTTTCATTTAAAGTTGACATTTTAAGCTGTTTAACTTCTGTAGTTGAGAGTTTCAAATTAACGTTCAACTAGTGATTGTATGTTTGTAGCAACTTGTATGCATCATAAGATGTGCTTCACTCTGAGACTATTCATTTTCTGCTGCTAGGATCATCCTTTCATGTGCTGGATTCCTGCTGGACTAACTGGTGCAGTCGTTCATCAGTCAGTATTGTAAATAGACTAATAAAGACATGTGGATTCATCCCATTCTGCAAGCTCCTTTGCTTTTCTTGGGTAAAGCAGATCAGATGTTGAGCCTATAGCTCTCAGAATGCAATGAACACAACAAGAAACTGTTAGaactattttaatatttacaagCCATTTTAATTCAGAAATTAATGTGTATAAATACACTGAAACAGTGAAGAACTGCAAGACAAAAAATACCTTTTACAGCTGAGTGAATGGAGGAAATTATGGTTGGGTAAACTGCAAATTTAAGTTTATCAAAAAATACAATAGGCAAATACTGTACAATTCATAGCACTGCATAAGACAGACTCTGCCAATTATAATTTAAAAGATTGGCGCCTGATCATATGTGGTTGTTATGGAAACAAAAAGCCAAAGAATAAAGACATagtggcagctttttttttttatcaatctGACAGAGGGAGGAACAAACATGCAGAAAAACCAAAAAGTAGAAACTTTAGGGCCAAGATTTCCACTAGTGTTGGTCACCTGGATAAGCAAATTGCACTTTTGGCTACTTGGAGGTCGTGTGTAGACTGGGAGAGACCTGGAATTCTGCTTTCCAGTCAGACATGATTGAAAAGGTACCAGCGGAGCAACCTGGGAAACTTGCGCTAAAGGTAGTAATGTCGTCCTGACATCATGTAAGGCCTCGCTTGTTGGTTTTACCCTGTGCTTTAAGTTCAGACGCTCAGATTCGACAGCAGTCACCATGACATAAAAACAACCTTTTCAACTTCCTGCAGCACTccttaaataattaataaaaatagttCGTTATCGGAATCGTGTAGCGCAGGCAGACGTCAATCCCCATTCACACTCACTTTGGGCCTAGAAGTAGCATTAGCAGGCAAAAGCAATGGATGGCAGAGAGGTACGGTCTGCCGTGCTGGTCTGTGCTGGTGTTTACGATGACCGAGGAGGGGAGAAATTCTGCAGGCATCGGCAGGGATTAGGGATGAGCGGATCGGCGACAAGGACAATAGGGTGCTCTTCAATTCCCACACAAACTAATGTCTGAAGATTACCTTCACAGAGAGAGCAAGAAGCTAATGCTAGCGACAGCGGTGTCGGTCCCTGAGAAAGACTGGCTCAGTGCCCCAAGAACGCGAAACATGGCAGGTTTTGCAGTAGAAGAGCTGTAAACTTTTACCTGAGGTCACTGagggtattaaaaaaaaaccaacaTGGGAAGCAGGGAATTTAACTTACAAGCCTCACAAAATCGCCATCTAAAGCTGATGGCATCTTAAAGCCAAGGGTTGGGGGAAAAAGTAATAAGTATAATAAAGCGATTAGTGTGGACAGGATGAAGGTCTGAGAtgcacggggagggggggggatggggcagACAACAGCATGAAAACAATCATGTTGGCTAAAACAGTCATGGACAACCAAAACTGTCCTACAAGGAGGGAAGAGATACTCGGCACACAGGTTCACAACCCAGCCGTTAGCGAGAACGCTGCAGGCTCACCACAGACGCAGGGACGGAGATAGTACAGCACGTCAGCAAAGCAACATGAACTAGGGACTTCAAACTTCAGTTTGTACAAAAGCTAAAGCTAACAGTGACTAGCAACTGAGAAGGAAACCACGAAAGCCAGAAGACCAGCAGTAGTGTCAAACGGATAGCCGCGCGGCGAGCTTCCTCTTCAAAAGCTCGAGTACAAAATCATGTGGACTGATAAAAACAAAATCAGTCCTTTGCATCAAACTGTACACAGGTGTCTTCACATTCAAACAAAACAGTTATTCAACTTTCAATAATAAATACACCATTCAAAAGTCATAAAACAATGCCAAcggaaatacaaaataaattaagTGGGATTTTTCCCTGTACATTTAATGCTTCAGTAAACTTTTTTTGTCCTTTGAGAAACATTTTCCGGCAGACAGCAGCATTCTCAAACTGCAGGTCTTCCTCCCTCCAATAGATGGCGACAAAGAAACCGGCGTTCCTTGATGCTGAACATTTATGAGGATGGTTACTGTATTTTTGAGGTATTAATACATTTTGTGTATGAAAAAAAAGTATAGAAATGACTTTCAGTTATCTCAAACCATTATAAAAGTAGGAGCTGCAAACTCAGCTCGTCTGATTGATATGTGAGATATTTGGAGGGATCGTACTCTGGAGAGCAGAGCAGGCAGAAAAATCACCGGATCACGATGAACTGAATACGGCGATGCAGGGTGGCCACAAGAACATTCCCTGAAAAGCTGCAATGACGGCAATTAATTGAACAGCTCTGTACTGGACTGTGAGCCTCCGGAAAACTGGAGACCCAAGGAAATACGAGTTCTGTCCACATCTTCACCCACGTTATTGCTGGTACGAATGGACCGGGGAGGAGGGGATCAAGGGGACGGAGGTATATGCAACCTTGAGCACCATTTCAAACAGCAGTTTGTCTCTGCACCTTTGTTGTTCTACAAtcctatattttaaaataaagggGGGGGTCCACACTGCTAGATGGGGACAGCAGATGAGAGCGGCCCAAGAAGTGGAAGAACaccaggggaaaaaaagaatgaGTGACTCGGAAGTAAAAGCAGGGTCCTCCTACAGTCATTAGTGTACTCTCAGCTCGGCACATCGGACCCAGGTAACCATGTGACCCAGAGGCTTTCTCTGCGTTttagctgccccccctccctggtCCCCCGAGCCGCCTGGGCCCACAACGGGCCTCTGTGACGTCAGAGACGGAGATGGAGTCCCAGCGATTCCACAGCAAGCAATCCGCGTCAGGTCCATGCGCCTTCCTGTCTTTGTGAAGGAACAGTATAGGAATGCTGTACCCTGAGACCCGAgtgaggggaagggggggggggggggggggcgtctacCTGCACACGTAGCCCCAGATCCCATAGTAACATAACCCGTAACAGTCAGACTGGGAAGACTGGGAGAGGGTGGAGGTGTGGGGTGGGCTGGGAACAGTCTTTCTGATCCGCTACACGAAGAAGCGACTCTGCCGGTTCAGCTTCAGGATCTTGCCCAGCCGTTGCTTGGCAGTCGCCATGCCCTTCTTGGGTCGCTTACCTGCAGGAAAcgttaaataaaacaaaccaaCCGATAAGGTACGGCACCTATACATACACATGCATAATGCCAACTCCTGCTTTCATCACCATGTACAACCATAGCGCAGCAGTTTAAAAACACAATGCCGTAACCACGAGGTTGTAGGTTTGAGTCCCAGAAGTCATGCTGCACTCGTTAAGCAAAGTAGTAAAAATCGTGAAACCAAAGCAGGATAAATGACTAGCAAAAGAACACATTTTGTTCTAACCAATGCCTAGTTACACTGAGAGGGGGCTGACCTTTCGTGGCCTGGTTACTGACGGGCGGGGGGTTGCAGGTGGACCTCTTGGAGGGGTGCAGTGGGGGCGACAGTGAGATCTCAGTGTACTGGTAACAGTCATCCTGGTGCAGGGGGGTGGAGCTGTccgcccaggattctccactgtGTTTGTGGGGTCGGAGCTCATCCTGGCACACGAGGAATATTAACATCAACAAAAACAGTAACTATAGTAACAAGAAGTGCTACAGAGTACCAAGTGACGCCACTATCGTAACAGGGCTCCACCTAGTGGACAGCTGGTCGTACTGTAGTGAGGCAGACCAGCAACAGTACCTGATGGTTAAAGGTGGAGTTACTGTCAGAGTCACCCTGACTCTCCCCTTCAGAGACGAGCTCTACTCCGTCTGGagagcagagaggaggaggagctgtTAGAGACAGGCAGATACGCACACAGATGCTCTCCTCATCGGCTGCACACGTACCACACTCAGGTGAGCCGTGAGTTGGGCTTGACCACCAGGGTTCCTGCAAGGTGGCGCCCACTTCAGGCTTGGGGCACAGTAAGCCTGCCATGGACAACATGCCCTCAATGGCTTCTTCCGTGCTTGGTGAGGTGGGGCGTTCCCTGCAGAATACACAAAGTTCATTCACAAAACCAACATTTCAAATCAAGATTTAACTGAcattaacatttaaataaaCCTAAATGCTTCTGGTATATCTATAAAAAATAGTCTCGGATTAAAAAGAAATTATGCATGGTAATCTTACATTCATAAGCAAACCTTTacattaaaaaatttaaatccaCCTGAACGGTTCTACCTATCACAATACATTCTAGAAGATTCCACCATGTTTCCTCACCTTTTGAGAAGCTTGTCTTGATGGTGAAGCCTCTGGCTGGCTTGGTACAGGTCCGCTATGCCCCTCGAACCACCCCGCATCTTGCCTGGGGAGGAATCTGCCTggcactcctcctcctcctccgccgAGCTTTCTGAAGACTCCTCTGAGGAGTCCTTTCGCTGGGAACACCATGGCAGTGCAGAAATGCAGGTGAATTTTGGGGcaaggggggggcagacagcagGCAAGGCGTGGCAGAGGAATGGGGGGGTTACCTGTGCACAGCTGCTGTCGGACGCGGAGTCCGAAAGATCCGAGTGTCCTGACAGTTCATTCCTGAGTTCTGATCTGACGCTTTCCAAAATGTCTGCTCAACACAACAGCAGTATTATAATGGTTAGATGCTGCACTAAAGCTTAGAGTTAGTTTctcatgcctgggggggggggggggcaattacagttgtagttttttagcAGGTACTTTTGTCTAAAGAGACGTACAAGTGAAGGCAGGGTCAACAGTCCCTGGCGCATCTGGGGGTGAAGGAGCTTGGTCAGGGGATCGACAGCGACACAACTCTACAagccatgggattcaaactggcgaccttccggtgacaggcacagtgttctaacccgctgagccacacaccgtcCAATCACAAACTGATTAGTGGAATGATGTCAGAAGTGAAATGTGTCGACTGTCAGTTTAAGGCCATTTTCACTTTCCTACACGCGCCTGCAGTTCACGCGCAGGGCGAGTGACGGAAACCTCACAGGTCTGTGTCGGACGGTGGCCATGCAACCCGGCACATTTTATCATCTCCGGTGGAGATCGTGCGCATATGTGTGCACCGACTGCATGTGTGCAAAGACATTGacttccagtaggtggcagcattCATTTTCACAGAGCAGAAGCAATGAAGAAAGAGTAAAAGAAGAATAGTTGTTGCAGGAAGTGCAGAAGTCTCCCCAGAAGTAATCTGTCAAGCCTATTAAAACcattcagaaaaaaatatacacaTTTTGCTACACTGCTTGTGTTTCTGTTTGtcgcaatacatctgccctctgctggtctggcGGAGTATCACTGCTGTACGCAGACGCCAACCATCTGCACTCAAGGAAAAATGTAGAATGCACACAAGAGTGCGCACTCACGATAACGCGCAGacctacacacacactgaaaagTGAAGCATGAGCGAAGCTGTACGTGACAGCAGCACGCCGCTGCAGCTCACCACCAAGGCGGCCAGCCTCTGCTTCCTTCCTGACGGCGCCGGGTGTTTCCTGCCCCAACTCGGCGGCCTCCATCTTGATCTTGGCTTCATCCTTTTGCTGGTTCGCCGGCCTCTCGCTTTGCGGTGCCCCTAAGCTCTTCGCTGTGACGTGACGCCTCTCATCTCTATACAGAAAAAGGTCGGAGGTCACTGTGAACACAGCCGTCTTCACTGGGAAGCACTTGTCCGCGATCGTGCACCATTTGCCTGGAGCTATCTTATTATTTCAGCCGTTAGATGTGTAATCCCCCACATGGCCTGCAGGTGGTTCCCCAGCTTACTTGATGATCTGTCCATTACACATCACCAAGCGCAGGTTGTTCTCCATGCACTTCTCGGCGGCGGCCGTGGACACCGTGGAGGCCTTGTTGAACTTCCCCTTCACCTTGGAGCAGATGGCAAAATCCTACAAGGGGAGAAGGCATCTGACCAATGAGGCTCGTGGATTTGACGAGCGCGCTCAGTACCACTACAGGAATTATTACCGCCGTCTGTGGCCCAGTGACCGTGGAGGGAGTAAGCGTACCTCCTGGAAAGGGGCCACCTCCAACCTCCGCAGCACCTCCCGCGTATGCAGCTCCAAGACGTCTAGGCTGGAGGGCGTCTTGGAACCGCCGTGGTCCCGCAGTCGCCGGGCGGTCCTGCGCGCCCGAGAGCCCCGCTCTCCTGTCGAGCGTGTCACAGGGCACGTGCCGCTCCCCTGAGGTTTGCTTGTCTTGAAGCCGCCACCTACCTGCTCATCCTGTGGcattgtgggggaaaaaaacggtTGAGTCAGGAGATGGCCGGAGAGCAGATTAAGACCACAATCCGGCCCTGTGCTTCCCTCCAATCCCACCCAACCCTAATCCAGACACAGGGGCCCCTCTGTTCCCCCACAACATCCCTCGTGAGGCTCACCTCCTGGTAGCGTACCTCCTTGGTCAGTTCCTTAATGAGATGGTTGGGTCTGATGTGATCGGGAACCTCACTGGTTGACTCTGTGACCTAGCAGGGTGGAAAGGGGGACAGTGAGGATTACGTAGAgggaggctgccccccccagctttATTTTCATTGCGCTTTATCATTCCATGGTGGGGTTCTGCATAGAGCAGGTGACTGCAGACCCCATGGAGCTCCAGCCTCTGGTCTCTCACCTCCCTCTTTATCCAGTTCCTCAGCGCAGTGATTAAAGCTTTTACTCCATCCATAAGGTAAGATGGAGGCTGGCAGTTGTCCTCCCGTAATTCTGGAAAGAGCAAAGCAGATGAGGGCTGGGCTGAGAGCGCAGTACAGCGTATTATCTTACACAGACGAAGCCCCTCTCACATTCACCCCCATGCCGTTTCTGCTCACCTTTAAGGGTCTCCAGCAGGTTTTTGGCCACGTACCAGCAGATGGCCTCAAAGTAGGGGAACTTGAAAAGCTCTGGGGTCTTTAGCCGTCGCTCCATCTCATAGCACCTGATGGGGGAGAGGAAAGGCCGGGCTAAGGGGGGGGGAGTAACCATAGACATCGCTGTGTGACCACCGTCAGACGCAAGGAAATTGACTCGgtgtttccagtaggtggcagcagtgACTAGGAACAGAAGTGAACCAAGAAAGAGTAGAGGGAGAAGAGTAGTAATGGTGAGACTGCCCCCTATCTGCTATATGCTGTGCAGGCAGGCCCTGGCTCATTCTGCCGTAAGGATTTCAtaaggcatggtggtgcagcctcacacctttgggaccagggttcgagtctccgtcggggttccatgtgtggggagtttgcatgttctcctcgtgtcattatggggtttcctccaggtactccgattCCCCCCCACGATCCAAAAACGTGCTAAGACTGATTGcctacaggtgtgtgtgtgtgtgtgtgagtaaataatgtgcgagtgaatggtgtctgagtgtgtccagcgatgggttggcgccccatcctgagatgtttcctgccctGCACCCATAGGCTCCGGCCCTCCATGATCCTGAACAATatgagcggttacagaaaatggatggatggatggttggtttTCAAAACACCGCGGTATGCCGTATTACCGCCCGGTGCCTAAcaactgaaaaactttcataAGAAGTTTAGCCATTTCAGTGCACTGCTTGTATCTGTGTtggttgcaatacatctgccctctgctggtctggtgCAGTATCACTGCTGTGTGCATGTACCAACCATGGCCAAATGTAGTATGAACACAAGCTTCCGCACACAACTGTCTGCAGACTGAAAGCGCACAGAAAAGTGTAGTATGAACTAGACTTAAGGCCGTGGTCCCTCCCTTAGACAGGAGCTAAAGGGAATGTTCTACATTGCTAATAATGTTCCCCTCAATGAGAGACGATCTCATTCTGCATGCAGGAACGCGACTGGGCTCTCAAAGGTAACCCAGCTATGGCTGTTATTAATCTCTCTACACTGTGTAACTCAACAGTGCGGGAGAAAGCAAAATGAAATCCAGGCTGAACGAGTAAAAGATGGACTGGATTCACTGGCTGCCCATCAGAATCAGCTGGATCGCAGCTTTGTGACATATCAAGGTGACTGCCGGTTCCAGTGAGCAGCAGGCCTGAATCCTTCAGCATTCCCCAACACGCTGGAAGGCGCCGGAAGGTGCAGTCGAGGGCTCGCGCTCTCACCTGAGCTGCATGCCGATGTTAAGGTTGTGAAGGAAGTTTCCCCCAAAGGCCATGCAATCCTGAGAGGTAAGAACAGCGTGGATCCAGCCTGGGAAGAACAGGGAGAGCATGAGCAGCTGGACCTTCTGCCATTCCGGgggagtcgccccccccccccccaacatcttTAACGTGTCAGACTTTGAACTGTAGAAAGTAGCGCCACACCACCGACGTCTTTtcaccttgtttatccacaagatCCCCTCTTAAAAGACGTCGCTGCTCTCCTTCACCGCGACTTCAGTGCATGTTGCACTGAGGTATAGGCCTACCAAACCGTAGTATACCagaacagtattatgtggtgtgctcCGCTAATCGAATTTACGAAAACAAAAGTTTACACAGATTGCTAGCTTTTGGGTATCACAAAATGCATCTCATAAATATTTTAGTCATACTACTAATCTTCGTACCAAATTATGGCCGTAAATAAATGTCGGTATAGCACTGAAAAGCTGGCGTCCGACCAAATGCTTTAcctgtcatctgaagccctggttAGTGCTGCACATGCACTATCAATATAATACCAATATGATATCGCCCAGCCATAGAAGGACAAATGCTTTTCTTACACATCCCCCTCAATCTCTCAACAGCTGGACTGATTTATATAAAGAGGTGTGGTGCTGGGCGGGGCATTAACCTTCAGCAAATCAGAGCCCTTATTAAGCACTTCAGCCTCCCAGAAAGGAAAAGACACTCATTCCTGGGGTGTCTCACATGCTTCTTCAGAAATACCATCACTAAATACTGA from Brienomyrus brachyistius isolate T26 chromosome 1, BBRACH_0.4, whole genome shotgun sequence includes:
- the ndufb2 gene encoding NADH dehydrogenase [ubiquinone] 1 beta subcomplex subunit 2, mitochondrial → MSSLGRVLSVFREGTRLVNRGPQRIVVRRAGGEPHIEAQYRQAPQLTRNQQFQAELLSGAMWFWILWHCWHDPDAVLGHFPWPDASQWTNEELGIPADDEE
- the LOC125746066 gene encoding lysine-specific demethylase 7B-like isoform X2 produces the protein MAAVPLYCVCRQPYDVSRFMIECDICKDWFHGSCVQVEEHQAVDIDVYHCPNCDVLHGPSLMKKRKNWHRHDYTEPGDGTLPVQAGTSVFVHQLQARTFPSADEIFVQLQGSQVTQRYLEKHGFHYPIMVAKLDGLGLKVPSADFTVRDVEEYVGGDKVIDVIDVARQADSKIKLGEFVKYFCSPHRPKVLNVISLEFSDTKMAELVEVPDVAQKMSWVENYWPDDSFFPKPFVQKYCLMGVKDSYTDFHIDFGGTSVWYHVLWGEKIFYLIEPTQANLALYEEWSSSPNQSEVFFGEKVDKCYKCVVQRGTTLLIPTGWIHAVLTSQDCMAFGGNFLHNLNIGMQLRCYEMERRLKTPELFKFPYFEAICWYVAKNLLETLKELREDNCQPPSYLMDGVKALITALRNWIKREVTESTSEVPDHIRPNHLIKELTKEDEQVGGGFKTSKPQGSGTCPVTRSTGERGSRARRTARRLRDHGGSKTPSSLDVLELHTREVLRRLEVAPFQEDFAICSKVKGKFNKASTVSTAAAEKCMENNLRLVMCNGQIIKDERRHVTAKSLGAPQSERPANQQKDEAKIKMEAAELGQETPGAVRKEAEAGRLGDILESVRSELRNELSGHSDLSDSASDSSCAQRKDSSEESSESSAEEEEECQADSSPGKMRGGSRGIADLYQASQRLHHQDKLLKRERPTSPSTEEAIEGMLSMAGLLCPKPEVGATLQEPWWSSPTHGSPECDGVELVSEGESQGDSDSNSTFNHQDELRPHKHSGESWADSSTPLHQDDCYQYTEISLSPPLHPSKRSTCNPPPVSNQATKGKRPKKGMATAKQRLGKILKLNRQSRFFV
- the LOC125746066 gene encoding lysine-specific demethylase 7B-like isoform X1, translated to MAAVPLYCVCRQPYDVSRFMIECDICKDWFHGSCVQVEEHQAVDIDVYHCPNCDVLHGPSLMKKRKNWHRHDYTEPGDGTLPVQAGTSVFVHQLQARTFPSADEIFVQLQGSQVTQRYLEKHGFHYPIMVAKLDGLGLKVPSADFTVRDVEEYVGGDKVIDVIDVARQADSKIKLGEFVKYFCSPHRPKVLNVISLEFSDTKMAELVEVPDVAQKMSWVENYWPDDSFFPKPFVQKYCLMGVKDSYTDFHIDFGGTSVWYHVLWGEKIFYLIEPTQANLALYEEWSSSPNQSEVFFGEKVDKCYKCVVQRGTTLLIPTGWIHAVLTSQDCMAFGGNFLHNLNIGMQLRCYEMERRLKTPELFKFPYFEAICWYVAKNLLETLKELREDNCQPPSYLMDGVKALITALRNWIKREVTESTSEVPDHIRPNHLIKELTKEVRYQEDEQVGGGFKTSKPQGSGTCPVTRSTGERGSRARRTARRLRDHGGSKTPSSLDVLELHTREVLRRLEVAPFQEDFAICSKVKGKFNKASTVSTAAAEKCMENNLRLVMCNGQIIKDERRHVTAKSLGAPQSERPANQQKDEAKIKMEAAELGQETPGAVRKEAEAGRLGDILESVRSELRNELSGHSDLSDSASDSSCAQRKDSSEESSESSAEEEEECQADSSPGKMRGGSRGIADLYQASQRLHHQDKLLKRERPTSPSTEEAIEGMLSMAGLLCPKPEVGATLQEPWWSSPTHGSPECDGVELVSEGESQGDSDSNSTFNHQDELRPHKHSGESWADSSTPLHQDDCYQYTEISLSPPLHPSKRSTCNPPPVSNQATKGKRPKKGMATAKQRLGKILKLNRQSRFFV
- the LOC125746066 gene encoding lysine-specific demethylase 7B-like isoform X3, encoding MKKRKNWHRHDYTEPGDGTLPVQAGTSVFVHQLQARTFPSADEIFVQLQGSQVTQRYLEKHGFHYPIMVAKLDGLGLKVPSADFTVRDVEEYVGGDKVIDVIDVARQADSKIKLGEFVKYFCSPHRPKVLNVISLEFSDTKMAELVEVPDVAQKMSWVENYWPDDSFFPKPFVQKYCLMGVKDSYTDFHIDFGGTSVWYHVLWGEKIFYLIEPTQANLALYEEWSSSPNQSEVFFGEKVDKCYKCVVQRGTTLLIPTGWIHAVLTSQDCMAFGGNFLHNLNIGMQLRCYEMERRLKTPELFKFPYFEAICWYVAKNLLETLKELREDNCQPPSYLMDGVKALITALRNWIKREVTESTSEVPDHIRPNHLIKELTKEVRYQEDEQVGGGFKTSKPQGSGTCPVTRSTGERGSRARRTARRLRDHGGSKTPSSLDVLELHTREVLRRLEVAPFQEDFAICSKVKGKFNKASTVSTAAAEKCMENNLRLVMCNGQIIKDERRHVTAKSLGAPQSERPANQQKDEAKIKMEAAELGQETPGAVRKEAEAGRLGDILESVRSELRNELSGHSDLSDSASDSSCAQRKDSSEESSESSAEEEEECQADSSPGKMRGGSRGIADLYQASQRLHHQDKLLKRERPTSPSTEEAIEGMLSMAGLLCPKPEVGATLQEPWWSSPTHGSPECDGVELVSEGESQGDSDSNSTFNHQDELRPHKHSGESWADSSTPLHQDDCYQYTEISLSPPLHPSKRSTCNPPPVSNQATKGKRPKKGMATAKQRLGKILKLNRQSRFFV